The DNA region ATACAGCCTTACCCAGCCCCCATCAGATGCTGCAATGGCAACATTGCCGTTTGGCAATAATTCTGCCGAATGAAGGTTCCCGCTAAGGCGCTTTGACCATTTCCGCTGTCCGGAGGGGTATTCAACAATGGCGGCAAAACTGTTATCAGTAATGGCCGCGTATTCGGCGCTGTTCCATACCGGCACCTTTCTAAGTTTAAAATCTGTCCCTCCGCCAAAAGTGCTGACATCGGCAGTCACAAAACCCAATGAAGTAGCAGGTGCCCATGACCATTTTTTTGCTTCAGCTGAATTCCAGTTTTCTATTGTCGGATCATAGATCTCTATCTTTTTGCTCGCATCATTGGTAAGCACTGTCAGAAATCCAGCAAAAGCTTCGGGCGGCTTGCTTACAAAAGGAGGTTTAACAACCGGTGGTTCTGCAGTATTGTTTTTACCGCAGGACCAAATCAGTCCTGCGGTAAATAAAGCACATAAAATGAGGTTTCTTTTCATGTCGGTGTGTTTATTGGTCAGTAGCCTTCATTCTGTGTAAGCTTTTCGTTCAGCAATATCTCTGCATTGGGTATCGGGAACAGCAGGCGGTTTTGCGTAACATTGTAACTTCCCGTTTGCAGGTAACTGTATAGCACTTTTTGCTTCACACCAAAAGCATTCATCACCGTTATGGCATTTCCCGTCCGCACCAGATCCAGCCAGCGTTTGTTTTCAAAGGCAAGTTCTGCTCTTCTTTCTTTCAGGATGGCTGCCCTCAGTACCGTCTGGTCTGTGCTTGTAATGTTAGCTGTGGCATTGCCAAAAGCCCTGCTTCTTACCGCATTCAGATAAGGCAGCGCCTCTCCCCCTTTGTTTTGCTCGTTCAGGCTTTCTGCCAGCAGCAGTAAAGTTTCTGCATAGCGGTAAACCGGCCAGTTGTCGTTGGTTTGCCCGCCGATAGTATGGGTATGCAGAAATTTCTTCGGAAACGGACGTCCTACCTTACCCGCAGGTGCGGTATACCCTACTACTGATTTTACAGCAGTAGCCGTAAAGTCATCTGTTGCATTGAAAGTACCCTCAGCAATAGCAATCGAAGCATCCAAACGCTGGTCCCCAGCCTCATAAGAACTGATCAGGTCTTGTGTAGGTGTGTTGAAACCTCCAACTGTAGTAACATTGTTAAAATTTACACCTGTAACCACCGTAGTGTTCACCATACGTGGTAAAAAATTATAAACAGAGCCCTCTACATTTGCCTGTGGCACGGCCAGGGCGGTATTGAACTGTATCTCAAAAACAGATTCCCTTCCATTTTTGTTAGCCAGCTGAAAGGCATCCCCATAATTCGGGAACAGGGTATACCCCATTCCGGTTACCTGCTTCAATACCTGCTCTGCCAGATCGTATTTTTTTAAGCTCATGTAAACATCGCCCAGCAATGTTAAAGCTGCACCTTTTGTTGCCCGACCGGTTTGAGGAAAAGCAGGCGCACCCAGCATCGCTGCTGCATCTGTGGCGTCGGCAATAATCAGGTTATACACTTCCTGAACTGAGGAGCGCGCAACATAGGTCTCTGCCCGTGTAAGAGGTGCACGTGGATAAATGGGCAATCCGCCATAATAACGCACCAGGTCAAAATAGGCTAAGGCACGGATAAATTTAGCCTGCCCAAGAATGGAATTGCGGCTGGCATCGGGCAAAGTAATGTCATCAATATGGTCTATAATGACATTGGCGGCCGAAATGGTATTGAAACCCGCATTCCATTTGGGTGGGGTCTGGTTGTTAAATTTATCGTCCAGAAAATCAGCGACCGCACAGCGGTTAACAGTAGCAACGGCCTGATCTGATGACTTATAATCGTAATGCGTATTATCTGAGCGCATTTCTCCCATCGTCCAGGCACTTCTGCTGTTGTAAAGTCCACGCAGTTGATTGTACGCACCGTTGACGGCCAGGTTAAAATCATTCTCAGTTTTAAAATAGTTGCCCAATGTGATGTTGTTGGGATTGGTTTCGTCCAGGAACTTTTTACACGAAAGTTCCAGGAAACTCAGTACTATTAGGATGAAGTAAGTAATCTTTTTCATTTTAATCGGTTTTTAAAGGTCGAGGTTTAAACCAAACGTAAATGTCCGTTGAAGTGGGTAAGCCCCAAGGTCCTGTCCCTGCTGGGTTACGAATCCGAGCCCTCCGGCGCTTACCTCCGGATTGCCCGGATAGCTGGTAAAAATGTAGGCATTCTGCACAGAAGTATATATCCTCAGATTTTTGATGTAGGGCGTTCTCCATTTTTTAAAGGTATAACCAAGGGCAACATTGTTGATGGTGAGGTGCGAGGCATCGTAAATAAACAAGGTATTGTCTGTACGGTAAGCTGCCGTGGTACCCGCCAAAGTTCGTGCGATCCTGCCGTTGCCGGGATCTTCTTCAGACCGCCAGCGGTTGAGCAGTTCCGGAGGCCCGTTAAACACCCCATCCAGGTTATAAGTACTTTCCTGCATGCCGTTTTTCAGCTTATTTCCGGAAGTGCCTGAGATGGCTATGCTCAGATCGAAATTTTTGTATTGAAAGTTATTGCTCAAGCCAAAAATAAATTTTGGGTTGGGATCACCAATCACAGTCTGGTCTTCCGGATAAGTGATTTTACCATCACCGTTCAGATCCTTAAATCTTACTGTTCCTGCACGGGAAAGTGTGGTTGTACCGGTACCATAATATTTAGGTCCGGCATCAGCCTCGGCCTGGTTCATAAATATCCCGTCAAATATATAACCATAGAACTGGCCAACGGGCTTGCCAACCAGTGTCCTGTAATCCGTAAATTCGCTGAGTGTCGTTGTAGGTGAATCTGCAAAAGAAATATTGTTCAATCCGATCCGTTTAACCAGGTTTCTGTTAAAGGAAATGTTGAAACTTGTATTCCACTTAAAGTTACCCGTCATGTTTTTAGAGCTCAGCACAAACTCATGTCCCCACTGGCTGATATCACCCAGATTATCTTGTACCGTGGTAAAGCCTGAAGATTGCGGTACAGGAACCGAAAACAATAAACCTGAAGTCAGTTTATTGTAGTAATCGTAAGTGAAATTGATGCGGTCATTAAACAACCCCAGGTCCAGCCCGGCATCAAACTGCTTATTACGCTCCCAGGCCAGGTCCTGATTGCCCAGACTGTTTTGTACTTTTCCCGGGGCCAGGCCGCCGGAAAAGGTGTAATTGGCGTTCCCTATACTGGCTGCTGTAGTATAATTACCAATTTCATTCATACCCGTTAATCCATAACTGGCCCTTAATTTCAGAAAGCTTATTTTTGGAACATTTTTCAGGAAACTTTCTTCGCTCACAATCCAGCCGGCACCAACCGATGGGAAAGTACCCCATTTGTAATTGTTGCCAAAACGGGAGGACCCGTCTCTTCTCAAGGTGGCCTGTACAATATAACGCTCTTTATAACTGTAATTTAACCGGCTCAGCACAGACATCATCGACCAGGCGTTAAAACTCGAAGTGTTGGTGGTAAAACGTGTGGCTGCACTTAAATAGGTAATCTTATCGTCCGGGAAATCGCGCCCTACCATGTCACTTGCCAGACCGGTTGAGCGCTGAATGCTGAGACCACCCAGTAATTGCAATGCGTGTTGCCCAAAACGTTTTTGATAATTAAGTGTGTTTTCGTTAAGCCAGGTATAGTCACTATTGCTCAATGCCTGACCCAGCGCGGTATTGTTACCCGGCGGAGGGTTTTCAATAGGCACAGCGTTAAAACCGCCCATAGAGGTAGAGGGAATAAACCTGTTGCGCGTCATATTTCCTATATCAGCACTTCCTGAGGTCCTGAAAGTTAAATCATTGGTCAGCTTTATTTCTGTAAACACATTGGCCAGTACGCGGATCCTGTTGGCGTCATCCTGTACCTCCAGCAGCTGCCGGAGTGGATTTGCCCAAACAAACTGATTGGTAAAACCTGTAATACCCAGTGCCAGCGAGCCGTCCGGATTATAGGGTGAACCCATAGTAGGGATCATTGAAGCGGCTGCAAATATATTCCGCTGACCGTCGACATTAAATCCGGTTCCCTGCCTGTTGTTGTGCTCCAGCTGGATAGATGGCGCCACACCAAAACCGATTTTGATGTTTTTACTTAAATTGATGTCGCCGTTGGCCCTTAGGGAAAAGCGTTTGTAGCCTGTATTTTTAAGTATGCCCTGCTGGTTAAAAAAGCCTCCGATCAGACTAAAAGAGGATTTTTCATTTCCGGTGTTGATGGAAAGGCTATAGTTTTGGACGGGCGCATTCCTGGTCAGTACATCAAACCAGTCTGTACCCACCCCATATTGTTCAGGATTTTGGTAAACTGACGGAACGGAACCAGTAAAACCTTCATATTTGATCTTATCCTCATAAAACCCTTTCATGTAGGTAGCCAGCTGGTTGGCATTCATTACCGGAGGAATGAGTTCTTTCATGAGGGAAGCAACACCATAATAAGAATTGAAATTTATTTGCGTACCTCCCACTTTTCCTCTTTTTGTAGTAATGATAATTACCCCATTTGCTGCCCTTGAACCATACAAAGCAGTTGACGAGGCGTCCTTCAGAATCGTGAACGACTCGATCTCGTCGGCATTGATGTTATTGATATTGTCTGGATTTGCCGGCATGGGCTGTCCGTCAACTACAATTAAGGGCCTGACGTTGGTCCCCAATGAAGCCGCCCCGCGTATCCGCAGGTCCATACCCTGCCCTGGGCGGCCTGTTGTTTGTGCCACCTGGGCACCGGGCAGCTTTCCGCTTAGCCGCTCTGCAAATGTTCCCGTTGGCTGGTCTTTAATATCTGTAGCAGATAATGTTGCAACAGATCCCACCAGGTTCCTGGCGGTCTGCGTGCCATAAGCCACTACCACCACTTCATTCAATGCGGTATTCGACTCTGTTAGCTGTACATCAATACTGGTTCTTCCTTCTACCGGAACCTCCCTTGTGATAAAGCCCATAAAAGAAAAAACCAGGCTGCCTGATGGTTCAGGTACCGTTATGGTATACTGGCC from Pedobacter africanus includes:
- a CDS encoding RagB/SusD family nutrient uptake outer membrane protein — encoded protein: MKKITYFILIVLSFLELSCKKFLDETNPNNITLGNYFKTENDFNLAVNGAYNQLRGLYNSRSAWTMGEMRSDNTHYDYKSSDQAVATVNRCAVADFLDDKFNNQTPPKWNAGFNTISAANVIIDHIDDITLPDASRNSILGQAKFIRALAYFDLVRYYGGLPIYPRAPLTRAETYVARSSVQEVYNLIIADATDAAAMLGAPAFPQTGRATKGAALTLLGDVYMSLKKYDLAEQVLKQVTGMGYTLFPNYGDAFQLANKNGRESVFEIQFNTALAVPQANVEGSVYNFLPRMVNTTVVTGVNFNNVTTVGGFNTPTQDLISSYEAGDQRLDASIAIAEGTFNATDDFTATAVKSVVGYTAPAGKVGRPFPKKFLHTHTIGGQTNDNWPVYRYAETLLLLAESLNEQNKGGEALPYLNAVRSRAFGNATANITSTDQTVLRAAILKERRAELAFENKRWLDLVRTGNAITVMNAFGVKQKVLYSYLQTGSYNVTQNRLLFPIPNAEILLNEKLTQNEGY
- a CDS encoding TonB-dependent receptor, with the translated sequence MKLIVFFLLTGLLQVSASGFAQRVTLSEKNAKLEQVFSKIRKQTGFDFLCDADIIRQTKPITLDVKNSPLTTVLEKCFEGQKVSFSFIDNMIVVRKMAGGQLPELKIVTIKGVVTDTKGQPLPGVSVKLKGASSGGASTNRSGQYTITVPEPSGSLVFSFMGFITREVPVEGRTSIDVQLTESNTALNEVVVVAYGTQTARNLVGSVATLSATDIKDQPTGTFAERLSGKLPGAQVAQTTGRPGQGMDLRIRGAASLGTNVRPLIVVDGQPMPANPDNINNINADEIESFTILKDASSTALYGSRAANGVIIITTKRGKVGGTQINFNSYYGVASLMKELIPPVMNANQLATYMKGFYEDKIKYEGFTGSVPSVYQNPEQYGVGTDWFDVLTRNAPVQNYSLSINTGNEKSSFSLIGGFFNQQGILKNTGYKRFSLRANGDINLSKNIKIGFGVAPSIQLEHNNRQGTGFNVDGQRNIFAAASMIPTMGSPYNPDGSLALGITGFTNQFVWANPLRQLLEVQDDANRIRVLANVFTEIKLTNDLTFRTSGSADIGNMTRNRFIPSTSMGGFNAVPIENPPPGNNTALGQALSNSDYTWLNENTLNYQKRFGQHALQLLGGLSIQRSTGLASDMVGRDFPDDKITYLSAATRFTTNTSSFNAWSMMSVLSRLNYSYKERYIVQATLRRDGSSRFGNNYKWGTFPSVGAGWIVSEESFLKNVPKISFLKLRASYGLTGMNEIGNYTTAASIGNANYTFSGGLAPGKVQNSLGNQDLAWERNKQFDAGLDLGLFNDRINFTYDYYNKLTSGLLFSVPVPQSSGFTTVQDNLGDISQWGHEFVLSSKNMTGNFKWNTSFNISFNRNLVKRIGLNNISFADSPTTTLSEFTDYRTLVGKPVGQFYGYIFDGIFMNQAEADAGPKYYGTGTTTLSRAGTVRFKDLNGDGKITYPEDQTVIGDPNPKFIFGLSNNFQYKNFDLSIAISGTSGNKLKNGMQESTYNLDGVFNGPPELLNRWRSEEDPGNGRIARTLAGTTAAYRTDNTLFIYDASHLTINNVALGYTFKKWRTPYIKNLRIYTSVQNAYIFTSYPGNPEVSAGGLGFVTQQGQDLGAYPLQRTFTFGLNLDL